The following proteins come from a genomic window of Myxococcales bacterium:
- a CDS encoding bifunctional homocysteine S-methyltransferase/methylenetetrahydrofolate reductase: MSAKAESVAPIGRTFSEALAEGVLVVDGGMGTQLYERGVLYSACFEELNVSRPELVKKVHEDYLRAGAQVLVTNTFGANALRLEKHGLGGRVAEINERAVHLAKEVAGGRAFVAGNVGPSGWFLGDPGADDVARVRDALSEQAHALVAAGADLLAVETMRQTTEIRIALEAARAAAKGKIPIIASASVDETGRMSDGTTAAELGRMLKDWGADVVGINCSDGPMMVLDAAEAMLAAGLPVYAVPNAGLPRRVDERLVYVSTPEYFGVYARRMFKLGVKLVGGCCGTTPEHVKRIAAAARMAGSAHADAPRGEARVAEISSDAPSVAPGQPPVPFEEKSLLARKIAEGRFVVSVEVNPPVGLDPKKAIEAAKMLKAGGIDVINIADGARAQARMVNLAMAVRVQRDAGLETILHVCGRDRNLLGTLAHLLGAHDLGARNLVIITGDPPKMGDFPDASAVYDLDSIGILKLARNLNHGVDPGGKPLGGVTSFLLATGAEPAALNYDRELKRLAEKKAAGAELVMTQPVYDAAVLDRFLNDIKDLGLPVLVGLLPLASYRNAEFLHNEVPGMSVPEAVRARMQRAGTGAEARAEGVAIAREMLASVRSRVAGAYIMPPLGRYELALEVVDGFLEP; encoded by the coding sequence ATGAGCGCCAAAGCAGAAAGCGTCGCCCCGATCGGTCGCACGTTCTCGGAGGCGCTCGCCGAGGGCGTGCTCGTCGTCGACGGGGGCATGGGCACGCAGCTCTACGAGCGTGGCGTCCTCTACAGCGCGTGCTTCGAGGAGCTGAACGTCTCGCGCCCCGAGCTCGTCAAGAAGGTGCACGAGGACTACCTGCGCGCCGGCGCCCAGGTGCTCGTCACGAACACCTTCGGCGCGAACGCCCTCCGCCTCGAGAAGCACGGCCTCGGCGGGCGGGTAGCGGAGATCAACGAGCGCGCGGTTCACCTCGCGAAGGAGGTCGCGGGCGGCCGCGCCTTCGTGGCGGGCAACGTGGGGCCGAGCGGCTGGTTCCTCGGGGACCCCGGCGCCGACGACGTGGCGAGGGTGCGCGACGCGCTCTCGGAGCAGGCGCACGCGCTGGTCGCCGCCGGCGCGGATCTCCTCGCCGTCGAGACCATGCGCCAGACCACCGAGATCCGCATCGCGCTCGAGGCGGCGCGCGCCGCGGCGAAGGGCAAGATCCCGATCATCGCGAGCGCCTCGGTCGACGAGACGGGCCGCATGTCCGACGGCACCACGGCCGCCGAGCTCGGCCGCATGCTGAAGGACTGGGGCGCCGACGTCGTGGGCATCAACTGCTCCGATGGCCCAATGATGGTCCTCGACGCCGCCGAGGCGATGCTCGCCGCGGGCCTCCCCGTGTACGCGGTCCCGAACGCGGGCCTCCCGCGCCGCGTCGACGAGCGCCTGGTCTACGTGTCGACGCCCGAATACTTCGGCGTGTACGCGCGGCGCATGTTCAAGCTCGGCGTCAAGCTCGTGGGTGGCTGCTGCGGCACGACCCCCGAGCACGTCAAGCGCATCGCGGCGGCGGCGCGCATGGCAGGCTCGGCTCACGCCGACGCGCCGCGGGGCGAGGCGAGGGTCGCCGAGATCTCGAGCGACGCGCCGTCGGTCGCGCCCGGGCAGCCTCCGGTCCCGTTCGAGGAGAAGAGCCTGCTCGCGCGAAAGATCGCCGAGGGGCGCTTCGTCGTCTCCGTGGAGGTCAACCCGCCCGTCGGGCTCGACCCCAAGAAGGCCATCGAGGCCGCGAAGATGCTCAAGGCGGGCGGCATCGACGTCATCAACATCGCCGACGGCGCGCGCGCGCAGGCCCGGATGGTGAACCTCGCGATGGCCGTGCGCGTGCAGCGCGACGCGGGCCTCGAGACGATCCTCCATGTCTGCGGGCGCGACCGCAACCTGCTCGGCACGCTCGCGCATCTCCTGGGGGCGCACGATCTCGGGGCGCGCAACCTCGTGATCATCACGGGCGATCCGCCGAAGATGGGCGACTTTCCCGACGCCTCCGCGGTCTACGATCTGGACTCCATCGGCATCCTCAAGCTCGCCCGGAACCTGAACCACGGGGTCGACCCCGGCGGAAAGCCGCTGGGAGGCGTCACGAGCTTCCTCCTCGCGACCGGGGCGGAGCCGGCCGCGCTCAACTACGACCGCGAGCTGAAGCGCCTCGCCGAGAAGAAGGCCGCCGGCGCCGAGTTGGTGATGACCCAGCCGGTCTACGACGCGGCGGTTCTGGATAGATTTTTGAATGATATCAAGGATTTGGGGCTTCCCGTACTCGTCGGGTTGCTGCCGCTCGCGAGCTACCGGAACGCCGAGTTCCTCCACAACGAGGTCCCGGGGATGTCGGTGCCCGAGGCTGTCCGCGCCCGCATGCAGCGCGCGGGCACGGGCGCCGAGGCGCGCGCCGAGGGGGTCGCCATCGCCCGCGAGATGCTCGCCTCGGTGCGATCGCGCGTGGCGGGGGCGTACATCATGCCGCCGCTCGGCCGCTACGAGCTCGCGCTCGAGGTCGTCGACGGCTTCCTCGAGCCATGA